A genomic window from Methanobacterium sp. BRmetb2 includes:
- a CDS encoding DtxR family transcriptional regulator: MVEKPIKLTESIEDYLEVMYILQNTQGSIKVKDIASKLDVKPPSVVQAVQKLSETGLVDYQRYGDINLTEKGLKIAIDVFNKHDILKEFLIILGIESKIAEEDACSMEHILNPSTVQKMNKFVEFTKKNPAAADFIRSFKYFDKNGKLPSDSLEIDK, from the coding sequence ATGGTTGAAAAACCGATAAAGCTTACTGAAAGTATTGAAGATTACCTTGAAGTAATGTATATTCTGCAAAATACACAGGGCAGCATCAAAGTTAAAGACATAGCGAGTAAACTTGATGTTAAACCACCTAGTGTTGTTCAGGCTGTTCAAAAACTTTCTGAAACTGGACTGGTTGATTACCAACGTTATGGGGATATCAATTTAACAGAAAAAGGACTTAAAATTGCCATAGATGTTTTTAATAAGCATGATATTTTAAAAGAATTTTTGATTATCCTTGGCATTGAATCGAAGATTGCTGAAGAAGATGCATGTTCAATGGAACATATTCTTAATCCTTCCACAGTCCAAAAAATGAATAAATTTGTTGAGTTTACCAAAAAAAATCCAGCTGCTGCTGATTTTATTCGATCATTCAAATATTTTGATAAAAATGGAAAACTTCCATCTGATTCATTAGAAATTGATAAATAG
- the xth gene encoding exodeoxyribonuclease III, with protein MKNVRIVSWNVNGLRAVHRKGFLEWFLEDKPDILCLQEIKATEDQLPRKLRSVNGYHSYFNSAERKGYSGVALYSTINPEIIETGMGTEKFDNEGRVQIADYDDFVLLNIYFPNGKMSDDRLKYKLDFYDAFLDYVNDLRDEGRNLVICGDLNTAHKEIDLARPKENSNISGFLPVERAWIDKFLDNGYVDTFRMFNKEPEQYTWWSYRTRARERNVGWRLDYFFVNEEFKKKIKDSYILSDVMGSDHCPIGIEIEI; from the coding sequence ATGAAAAATGTAAGAATAGTGTCATGGAATGTAAATGGACTGAGAGCTGTACACCGTAAAGGGTTTCTTGAGTGGTTTTTAGAGGATAAACCAGATATTTTGTGCTTACAAGAGATTAAAGCTACTGAGGATCAACTTCCCCGAAAATTAAGAAGTGTTAATGGATATCACAGTTATTTCAATTCAGCAGAACGTAAAGGGTATAGTGGGGTGGCCCTATATTCCACAATAAACCCGGAGATTATTGAAACTGGTATGGGAACTGAAAAATTTGATAATGAAGGTAGAGTTCAGATTGCCGATTATGATGATTTTGTCCTGTTAAATATTTATTTTCCCAATGGCAAAATGTCAGATGATCGACTTAAATATAAACTTGATTTCTACGATGCTTTCCTGGATTATGTAAATGATTTGAGAGATGAAGGCAGAAATCTGGTGATATGTGGAGACCTGAACACTGCTCATAAAGAAATAGACCTGGCCCGACCAAAGGAGAATAGTAATATTTCAGGATTTTTACCAGTTGAAAGGGCTTGGATCGATAAATTTTTAGATAATGGTTATGTTGACACTTTTAGAATGTTCAACAAGGAACCTGAACAATATACTTGGTGGAGCTACCGAACTCGGGCACGAGAAAGAAATGTTGGATGGAGATTGGACTATTTTTTTGTTAATGAAGAATTTAAAAAGAAGATTAAAGACTCTTATATCCTTTCAGATGTTATGGGTTCTGATCACTGCCCCATTGGAATTGAAATAGAAATTTAA
- a CDS encoding AAA family ATPase, with protein MDEYYHNNQMQSLLKRLKQPKTLEELRLSEVFVTDLILKIISSFGTIKTSRINEITSIHWDILEDLIRKLEDDGFCSPVSGGFLFSSVEYTITKKGREKAKRIMEENPYIGTAPVSYKNYLEMMDEQMKDRYPIEIPEKIQIDAFEDVIGVEYAKESLIESCTIGKGIFAYGAPGTGKTFIISKMADLLPPLIIPKYIEFGGRVIHLYDQDFHKRCEEQPNDTRWIKIYAPFVFTGAELSLKELETVYNPNKGAYETSPLIKANGGILLLDDLGRQRDDHELILNRLIIPMENKNDVVYVRGVPITVHSNFIPAFSTNLDISIMDEAHLRRAPLHIFLKDPSVNEVAQVFKRNLDELGESYGEDVVKRFIQVYTPAMQGGEGLQPSFAHARDVAQIAQAARITKKMDVITKEILEEALNKHVLIVLQRMNIDVAQIAKKIRTFRINSTDLDKTVKSLNHLGALRISVESEAIVVDLEENITPAHLIEYLSENGITVEKVELIAITEKELRRTIFEEKYK; from the coding sequence ATGGACGAATATTATCATAACAATCAAATGCAAAGTCTTTTAAAGCGTTTAAAGCAGCCAAAAACCCTGGAAGAATTACGACTTTCTGAGGTATTTGTTACAGACCTTATTTTAAAGATAATTTCCAGTTTTGGAACAATTAAAACCAGCCGGATTAACGAAATTACCAGTATACACTGGGATATATTGGAGGATTTAATAAGAAAACTTGAAGATGACGGTTTTTGCTCACCAGTTAGTGGGGGATTTCTTTTCTCCAGTGTTGAATACACTATAACCAAAAAAGGAAGAGAAAAAGCAAAAAGAATAATGGAGGAAAATCCGTACATTGGAACTGCACCAGTATCCTACAAGAACTATCTAGAAATGATGGATGAACAAATGAAGGACAGATATCCAATTGAAATTCCTGAAAAAATCCAGATAGATGCTTTTGAGGATGTTATTGGTGTTGAATATGCAAAAGAATCATTAATTGAATCATGTACAATTGGAAAGGGCATATTTGCTTATGGTGCACCAGGAACTGGTAAAACCTTCATAATTAGTAAAATGGCAGATTTACTCCCTCCCCTGATTATCCCCAAATATATCGAGTTTGGTGGCCGAGTAATTCACCTTTATGATCAGGATTTTCATAAAAGATGTGAAGAACAGCCTAATGATACTCGCTGGATTAAAATATACGCACCATTTGTATTTACAGGTGCCGAACTAAGTTTGAAAGAATTGGAAACTGTTTATAATCCGAATAAAGGAGCTTATGAAACATCCCCCCTTATTAAAGCTAACGGCGGAATTTTGTTATTAGATGATTTAGGAAGACAACGGGACGACCATGAATTAATTCTAAATCGTCTTATTATACCTATGGAAAATAAAAATGATGTTGTATACGTAAGGGGAGTTCCTATAACTGTTCACAGTAACTTTATTCCTGCATTTTCAACTAATCTGGATATTAGTATAATGGATGAGGCACATCTTCGAAGAGCACCATTACATATATTTCTTAAAGATCCTTCTGTTAATGAAGTGGCTCAGGTGTTTAAAAGGAATTTGGATGAATTAGGGGAAAGTTATGGTGAAGACGTGGTTAAAAGATTTATACAAGTTTATACACCTGCCATGCAAGGTGGTGAAGGACTTCAACCCAGTTTTGCTCATGCAAGAGATGTGGCCCAGATTGCTCAAGCAGCCCGTATCACAAAAAAAATGGATGTGATCACTAAAGAAATTTTAGAGGAGGCTTTAAACAAACACGTGCTTATCGTTCTCCAAAGAATGAATATTGATGTTGCTCAAATCGCAAAAAAAATAAGGACTTTCCGTATAAACTCAACAGATCTGGATAAAACTGTTAAATCTTTAAATCATTTAGGAGCATTGCGTATTTCAGTTGAATCTGAGGCAATAGTTGTGGATTTAGAAGAAAATATTACACCTGCCCATTTAATTGAATATTTAAGTGAAAATGGAATTACCGTGGAAAAAGTTGAATTAATCGCAATAACAGAAAAAGAACTTAGAAGAACCATTTTTGAAGAAAAGTATAAATAA
- a CDS encoding haloacid dehalogenase: MFKGVLFDIDDTLYDTSGFAKLARKAALNVMIEGGLPLDSNDAYIHLRKIIKEKGSNYDKHFNVLTREVLGEENPLLIALGMITYHNVKFALLRPFPETTSTLLYLNKKGYHLGVVSNGITIKQWEKLIRLGLYHFFDEVVTSQAAGVEKPDPQIFELALNRMGCKSSKSIMVGNKFSEDIIGAINAGMSTILVNSKLTATEKDFIKKERIKLDVLADIGELKDIL; this comes from the coding sequence ATGTTTAAGGGTGTATTATTTGATATTGATGATACTTTATATGATACTTCTGGATTTGCTAAACTGGCCAGGAAAGCTGCTTTAAATGTGATGATTGAGGGCGGTCTACCTTTAGATTCCAACGATGCTTACATTCACTTAAGAAAAATCATCAAAGAGAAAGGTTCTAATTATGATAAACATTTTAATGTACTGACCCGTGAAGTATTAGGTGAAGAAAATCCTCTTCTTATTGCTCTTGGAATGATAACTTATCATAATGTTAAATTTGCACTGCTTAGACCTTTTCCCGAAACTACGTCTACCTTGCTATATCTAAACAAAAAAGGTTATCATTTAGGAGTTGTATCCAATGGAATAACCATTAAACAATGGGAAAAGTTAATAAGATTAGGTTTATATCATTTTTTTGATGAAGTTGTCACCTCGCAGGCTGCAGGTGTTGAAAAACCAGACCCCCAAATATTTGAATTGGCTTTAAACCGTATGGGATGCAAGTCAAGTAAATCAATTATGGTGGGTAATAAGTTCAGTGAAGATATTATTGGTGCAATTAACGCAGGAATGTCTACAATACTGGTTAATTCAAAACTTACTGCAACTGAAAAGGACTTTATCAAAAAAGAAAGAATAAAATTAGATGTTCTAGCAGATATTGGTGAACTTAAAGATATATTGTAA
- a CDS encoding 30S ribosomal protein S8e encodes MAIWQGKSLKKPSGGRSKMNRGKRKSELGKEAAETKIGERRSKKIRTKGGNTKVRLSNDDKINVVNPENNKMETAEILNVIENPANTQFVRRNIINKGAVVETSIGKVKVTSRPGQDGIINGVLIV; translated from the coding sequence ATGGCAATTTGGCAAGGAAAATCATTGAAAAAACCTAGCGGTGGAAGGAGCAAAATGAACCGTGGGAAACGGAAAAGTGAACTTGGAAAAGAAGCTGCAGAGACTAAAATTGGCGAAAGAAGAAGTAAAAAAATCAGAACAAAAGGCGGCAACACCAAGGTAAGACTTTCAAATGATGATAAAATCAATGTAGTCAATCCTGAAAACAATAAAATGGAAACTGCTGAAATATTAAATGTTATTGAAAATCCAGCCAACACTCAATTTGTACGTCGTAACATAATCAATAAAGGCGCTGTTGTGGAAACCAGTATTGGCAAAGTTAAGGTCACCTCCCGACCTGGCCAAGACGGCATCATAAATGGTGTATTGATTGTATAG
- the hypE gene encoding hydrogenase expression/formation protein HypE produces the protein MKIDMSHGAGGEMMQSLISDMILQNINNKSVNGGIGLDELDDGATIPLDDYEIVITTDGHTVDPIFFPGGDIGRISIAGTVNDIAVMGAKPLALANSMIISEGFPMEDLERIIKSMDQTCQEAGVSIVTGDTKVMEKDKLDKIIISTTGLGIAKKGEVITDSGLETGDKIILSGSIGDHGIAIMSYREGFGFETDLKSDVAPIWNIVNEALKIGGIKAMKDPTRGGLANTLNEMASKSKLGMLIDEDKVPIKEPVIAVSEMLGIDPYEVANEGKVVLGVESSKAKEILEAIRKTENGKDAQIIGEVTDDTHVIMNTSLGGKRILEAPIADPVPRVC, from the coding sequence ATGAAAATCGACATGTCGCATGGAGCAGGTGGAGAAATGATGCAGAGTTTAATATCTGACATGATACTCCAAAACATTAATAACAAAAGTGTAAACGGTGGAATAGGCTTAGATGAACTTGATGATGGTGCTACTATTCCCTTAGATGATTATGAAATCGTCATAACTACCGATGGTCATACCGTTGATCCTATATTCTTTCCAGGAGGGGATATTGGAAGAATTTCAATTGCAGGAACAGTAAATGATATTGCAGTTATGGGGGCTAAACCTCTTGCACTTGCCAATTCTATGATAATAAGCGAAGGTTTTCCAATGGAAGATCTGGAAAGGATAATAAAATCAATGGATCAAACCTGTCAGGAGGCAGGTGTTTCAATAGTAACTGGTGATACCAAGGTAATGGAGAAAGATAAACTAGATAAAATAATCATATCTACCACAGGTTTAGGTATAGCGAAAAAAGGAGAAGTAATAACTGATTCTGGATTGGAAACTGGTGATAAGATAATCTTAAGTGGAAGTATAGGGGACCATGGTATAGCCATCATGTCTTATCGAGAAGGTTTTGGTTTTGAAACAGACTTAAAATCAGATGTTGCTCCAATATGGAACATTGTAAACGAAGCATTAAAAATTGGGGGAATAAAGGCAATGAAAGATCCAACCAGGGGCGGGTTGGCCAACACTCTAAATGAAATGGCTTCAAAATCTAAACTGGGAATGTTGATTGATGAAGATAAAGTACCAATTAAAGAACCAGTAATCGCTGTTTCAGAGATGTTAGGTATTGATCCTTATGAAGTTGCAAACGAAGGTAAAGTTGTTCTGGGGGTAGAATCAAGCAAAGCTAAGGAGATATTAGAAGCAATAAGAAAGACAGAGAATGGAAAAGATGCTCAAATTATAGGAGAAGTAACAGATGATACTCACGTAATCATGAACACTTCTCTTGGAGGAAAAAGAATATTAGAAGCACCAATAGCAGATCCAGTGCCAAGGGTCTGTTAA
- a CDS encoding RDD family protein — protein sequence MYMESIFIKRTLAFIIDALIITAIMWILSALVYPLIIVTGIFPIFNVWLILLAFIIIVYFSYMEKNKGATLGKDVMKLRVVSLEGELTYKKAVTRNLSKILWFPIIFDLIAGSLSTGNYLRYLDKVANTDVEVHAVE from the coding sequence ATTTATATGGAAAGTATATTCATCAAGAGAACATTAGCTTTTATTATTGATGCACTTATAATAACTGCTATAATGTGGATTTTAAGTGCTTTAGTGTATCCTTTAATTATTGTAACTGGAATATTCCCAATTTTTAATGTATGGCTTATTCTTCTTGCATTCATAATTATTGTTTACTTTAGTTATATGGAGAAAAATAAAGGAGCTACCTTGGGAAAAGATGTGATGAAGTTAAGAGTAGTATCTCTTGAAGGTGAGTTGACCTATAAGAAAGCAGTCACACGTAATCTATCAAAGATTCTATGGTTTCCAATAATTTTTGATCTTATTGCAGGATCTCTGTCTACTGGCAACTATCTGAGGTACCTGGACAAGGTTGCAAACACAGATGTAGAAGTACATGCTGTGGAATAA
- a CDS encoding Zn-dependent exopeptidase M28, whose product MKMYKKTFLIIFLIFMLFLSFNTSSANNDLVSYVEHISKDIGPRPAGSINEEETAIYLADQFRLNGLETEIQKFKYYTITSGQVKSSQNVIGTIQGVSNKEIIICADLDTVKDYCTGNYSEGANDVAVPLSLLIGLAQNYKNKKPYYTIKLIAFGAGEEGFTFPLLRPKRQELSPDTYYQVTYLPYLVGSRYYLLTHQKMVNNTVAVVSLEAVGIGDPFLVSKDYYVENNQSYIDFLVLYGNINGYNLNKIDFMASNMSMGNEAAISHVYLPFSIAKIPSTFLTSMKNPDISSPVHDTQKEIPNYLSSNDTFENLVEENAGRIELEKNLENRLKLLENIIDGTTFFNLINNFPYSLITSN is encoded by the coding sequence ATTAAAATGTACAAAAAAACTTTTTTAATCATTTTTTTAATTTTTATGCTTTTTTTATCTTTTAATACTTCATCGGCCAATAATGATTTAGTATCATATGTTGAACACATTTCTAAAGACATTGGTCCTAGACCAGCTGGTTCTATAAATGAAGAGGAAACTGCCATATATCTGGCAGATCAGTTTCGTTTAAATGGTTTAGAAACAGAGATACAAAAATTCAAATATTACACTATCACTTCGGGGCAGGTTAAATCTTCTCAAAATGTTATTGGAACCATACAAGGTGTTTCAAACAAAGAAATCATTATCTGCGCAGATCTAGATACTGTGAAAGATTATTGCACTGGAAATTATAGTGAAGGGGCTAACGATGTGGCAGTTCCATTATCACTTCTTATAGGGCTTGCCCAGAATTACAAAAATAAAAAACCTTATTATACAATTAAACTTATAGCGTTTGGTGCAGGAGAAGAGGGATTTACTTTTCCATTGTTAAGACCAAAACGCCAAGAATTAAGTCCAGATACTTACTACCAAGTAACCTATTTACCTTATCTGGTTGGTTCTAGATATTATCTTTTGACCCATCAAAAAATGGTCAATAATACGGTAGCTGTTGTTAGTCTGGAGGCTGTTGGTATTGGTGATCCCTTTTTAGTATCTAAAGATTACTATGTGGAAAATAATCAAAGTTATATAGATTTTTTAGTTCTATACGGAAATATCAATGGATATAATCTTAACAAAATTGATTTTATGGCTTCTAATATGTCAATGGGAAATGAAGCTGCTATAAGTCATGTTTATTTGCCTTTTTCTATTGCTAAAATTCCATCTACCTTTTTAACGTCAATGAAAAATCCCGATATCTCTTCTCCAGTACATGACACTCAAAAAGAGATTCCAAATTATTTAAGTTCAAATGATACTTTTGAAAACTTGGTAGAAGAAAATGCTGGCCGAATTGAATTAGAAAAAAATCTTGAGAATAGGTTGAAACTGTTAGAAAATATAATAGACGGTACAACATTTTTTAATTTAATTAATAACTTTCCATATTCATTAATAACTTCTAATTAA
- a CDS encoding 5-formyltetrahydrofolate cyclo-ligase produces the protein MINTRKERLRDKIWDILEKNNININHCHGRIPNFCGSTAAADILRGLDEWAEANVIFCSPDSAQQRIREYTLVDGKDLIMPSPKLQKGYLIIKAADVEGRTKIASSISGAFRYGKTLNIFPKVDMVIEGSVAVDLNGNRLGKGGGYGDTEISHLFNEDSINNKTHIVTIVHQVQIVENIPMESHDQKINMIVTPNEVIRIKIS, from the coding sequence ATGATTAACACGAGAAAAGAAAGATTGAGAGATAAAATTTGGGATATTTTGGAAAAGAATAATATTAATATCAATCACTGTCATGGTAGAATACCTAATTTTTGTGGTTCGACTGCTGCAGCTGACATATTAAGGGGTTTGGATGAATGGGCAGAGGCAAATGTTATATTTTGCAGTCCAGATTCTGCTCAACAGAGGATTAGGGAATATACCCTAGTAGATGGTAAAGATCTGATTATGCCTTCGCCTAAACTTCAAAAAGGTTATCTTATAATAAAAGCTGCAGACGTGGAAGGCAGAACAAAAATTGCTTCTAGCATATCAGGAGCTTTTAGGTATGGTAAAACCTTAAATATATTTCCTAAAGTAGATATGGTTATTGAAGGTTCTGTTGCAGTAGATTTAAATGGTAATAGGTTAGGTAAAGGTGGAGGTTATGGTGATACTGAAATATCTCACCTATTCAATGAAGATTCGATTAATAATAAAACACACATAGTGACCATAGTCCACCAAGTTCAAATTGTGGAAAATATACCCATGGAATCTCATGATCAGAAAATAAATATGATAGTAACTCCAAATGAGGTTATAAGAATAAAAATATCATGA
- a CDS encoding CRISPR-associated protein Cas4: protein MVNPSEFKNHPLISEVKIVENRNNFPISWLNKQGYCEYSIFLENFKKIDVGPTKEMIKGHREHAVLEDKFKEDAEPATFQEMMETSRDTELFSREFYVMSAQHGIRGLIDEIWMTPDEFVIIDDKPGTIPYNSNINQVYGYCLAFKDMINDDRKIIAALRERGTDNIYWANQFDSQTEKTIIKLINHMHILISGKKPFKPTKNPNKCRKCRFRIMCDCKS from the coding sequence ATGGTTAATCCTTCGGAATTTAAGAACCATCCTCTAATATCAGAAGTTAAAATTGTTGAAAATAGAAACAACTTTCCCATAAGCTGGCTGAACAAACAGGGATATTGTGAGTACTCCATATTTTTAGAAAATTTCAAGAAAATAGATGTGGGACCTACCAAAGAAATGATAAAAGGGCACAGGGAACATGCAGTTTTAGAGGATAAGTTTAAAGAGGACGCAGAACCTGCAACTTTTCAGGAAATGATGGAAACTTCCAGAGATACAGAACTATTTTCTCGAGAATTCTATGTCATGTCAGCTCAACATGGTATAAGAGGTTTAATTGATGAGATATGGATGACTCCCGACGAATTTGTAATTATAGATGATAAACCCGGGACGATCCCATATAATTCAAATATAAACCAGGTTTATGGATACTGTTTGGCATTTAAAGATATGATTAATGATGATCGAAAAATTATAGCTGCTCTTCGTGAAAGGGGCACTGATAATATTTACTGGGCCAATCAATTTGATAGTCAGACTGAAAAGACCATAATAAAATTGATCAATCATATGCATATCCTAATTAGTGGAAAAAAACCTTTTAAACCTACAAAAAATCCTAACAAATGCAGAAAATGCAGATTTAGGATTATGTGTGATTGTAAATCCTAA
- a CDS encoding TetR family transcriptional regulator, whose amino-acid sequence MKNREIKASNSQNEAKKTTKEKIFDASVDLFSKKGFSDVSVREIAKQTGIREGSIYNHYKNKEAILDAIINYFKSELAQSNIPEEECADLMDQGPEVFFESGAKTFMDRINIPQMEKIWRLVCIETYHNEKIREFFKKELLEEPLAGWENIFSIMIENKMIKPVNPRTLAYEYWSFAIFLFFEYFILKYNEDFDSFMKLGLEKMVNHTRFMLEAVKIEEDTN is encoded by the coding sequence ATGAAAAATAGAGAAATTAAGGCTTCAAATTCTCAAAATGAAGCTAAAAAAACCACAAAAGAAAAAATTTTTGATGCTTCGGTTGATTTATTCTCTAAAAAAGGTTTTAGTGATGTATCAGTACGAGAAATTGCAAAACAAACAGGAATAAGAGAAGGTTCAATTTACAATCATTATAAAAATAAAGAAGCTATTTTAGATGCTATAATAAACTATTTTAAATCAGAACTCGCACAAAGTAACATTCCAGAGGAAGAGTGCGCAGATTTAATGGATCAGGGACCTGAAGTGTTTTTTGAAAGTGGTGCTAAAACGTTCATGGATCGCATCAACATCCCTCAGATGGAAAAAATATGGCGATTAGTTTGCATCGAAACCTATCACAACGAAAAAATACGAGAATTTTTCAAAAAAGAACTATTAGAAGAACCTCTAGCAGGATGGGAAAATATATTTAGCATTATGATTGAAAATAAGATGATTAAGCCCGTAAATCCAAGAACGCTCGCCTATGAATATTGGTCTTTTGCAATTTTCTTATTTTTTGAGTATTTTATCTTGAAATATAATGAGGATTTTGATTCTTTTATGAAGCTAGGTTTAGAAAAAATGGTTAACCATACTCGATTTATGTTAGAGGCTGTTAAAATTGAGGAAGATACAAATTAG
- a CDS encoding ferredoxin, whose translation MSVELYYFSGTGNSLHVAKELQKRIPKTKLIPIVSLLDKNLIKTSGKTVGFVFPVHALTIPIAVKKFLKKIVPTSAEYIFAVATRYGTTFRGFEKIDHLLKEKNKRLDSYFILNMGHNEEIRRKGYKVPSDAELSKIESIVKEKLDSIQKIVLNQEKIREKDTTFTVPVNFLLEKMVIWGMTVSEYIGGVNYFCSDSKCTGCRTCENVCLSGKIKMGVKNPIWQKNVFCYMCYACVNFCPAQSVQINDIPFIKSYTRENGRYPHPYATVNDIAGQKRRKINENSNITEFS comes from the coding sequence ATGAGTGTAGAACTTTACTATTTTTCAGGAACTGGTAATTCGCTACATGTGGCGAAAGAACTGCAAAAAAGAATCCCAAAAACAAAGTTAATACCGATTGTAAGTCTTCTAGATAAAAATCTAATAAAAACCAGTGGAAAAACTGTAGGTTTTGTTTTCCCGGTTCATGCTTTAACTATTCCAATAGCAGTAAAAAAATTCCTTAAAAAAATTGTTCCAACATCAGCAGAATACATCTTTGCTGTAGCAACACGTTATGGCACTACATTTAGAGGTTTTGAAAAAATAGATCATTTATTAAAGGAAAAGAATAAACGTCTTGATTCATATTTTATACTAAATATGGGCCACAATGAGGAAATACGGCGCAAAGGATATAAAGTTCCATCCGACGCGGAGCTTTCGAAAATAGAATCTATAGTTAAGGAGAAATTAGATTCAATTCAAAAGATTGTCCTAAATCAGGAAAAAATCAGGGAAAAAGACACTACATTTACTGTCCCTGTAAATTTCCTATTAGAGAAAATGGTTATTTGGGGTATGACAGTTTCTGAGTATATTGGGGGAGTTAATTATTTTTGTTCGGACTCTAAGTGTACAGGATGCAGAACTTGTGAAAATGTTTGTTTGTCAGGAAAGATTAAAATGGGTGTTAAAAACCCTATTTGGCAAAAAAATGTCTTTTGTTATATGTGTTATGCATGTGTTAATTTTTGTCCCGCTCAATCAGTCCAGATAAATGACATACCGTTTATTAAATCATATACTCGAGAAAATGGAAGGTATCCTCATCCTTATGCGACAGTAAATGATATTGCTGGACAAAAAAGGAGGAAAATTAATGAAAATAGTAATATCACAGAATTTAGCTAA
- a CDS encoding MFS transporter, which produces MEKIDNNTIKISAIIIASITSFITPFMGSSINIALPSIGTEFATDAILLSWVATSYLLAAAMFAVPFGRIADIFGMKKVFIYGIIIFTISSLLSALAPSALALIIFRVFQGIGSAMIFVTGLAIITHVFPPQDRGKAIGINIASVYVGLSLGPVLGGFLTQFFGWRSLFILMIPLGLLVIILTFWKLKTEWAECKGEKFDLPGSVLYSFALLMIIYGFSLLPEIIGILLIIAGIIGIIGFIKWELKAESPVLDMKLFFKNATFAFSNLAALINYSATFGVTFLLSLYLQYLKGFDPQSAGLILVAQPIIMAIVAPLAGRLSDKYQPRLIASIGMAVVTLGLFVFTFINDQTSINFIIMGLCLLGLGFGLFSSPNTNAIMGSVERRFFGVASASVSTMRLIGQTMSMGVVILIFSLLIGNVQIMPQHYPALLESIKLAFIIFTVLCFVGIFASLKKR; this is translated from the coding sequence ATGGAAAAAATAGATAACAACACAATAAAAATATCAGCTATAATAATTGCATCAATAACATCTTTTATTACACCTTTTATGGGCTCTTCTATAAATATTGCACTTCCATCTATTGGTACGGAATTTGCCACAGATGCCATACTGTTAAGCTGGGTGGCAACATCATATTTATTAGCAGCCGCCATGTTTGCAGTACCTTTTGGAAGAATTGCAGACATATTTGGGATGAAAAAGGTATTTATCTATGGGATTATAATATTCACAATTTCATCATTACTTTCAGCCCTGGCACCATCAGCACTAGCCCTCATCATATTTAGAGTTTTTCAGGGAATTGGTTCAGCAATGATATTTGTAACTGGACTTGCAATCATAACCCACGTATTCCCACCACAAGATAGGGGAAAAGCCATAGGGATAAATATTGCCTCAGTTTATGTGGGTCTTTCTTTAGGACCGGTTTTAGGAGGTTTTCTAACACAATTCTTTGGTTGGAGAAGTCTTTTCATTTTGATGATCCCGTTAGGTTTGTTGGTGATTATCCTAACATTTTGGAAGCTTAAAACTGAATGGGCAGAGTGTAAAGGTGAAAAATTTGATTTACCAGGATCAGTACTTTACAGTTTCGCCCTATTAATGATCATCTATGGATTTTCATTATTACCTGAAATAATTGGTATCTTGTTGATAATTGCCGGAATAATAGGAATAATAGGTTTTATCAAATGGGAATTAAAAGCTGAAAGTCCAGTATTAGATATGAAACTATTTTTTAAGAATGCAACTTTTGCCTTTTCTAATTTAGCCGCATTAATCAATTACAGTGCTACTTTTGGTGTGACCTTTCTTCTGAGCTTATATCTACAGTACTTGAAAGGATTTGATCCTCAATCTGCTGGACTGATTTTAGTTGCGCAACCCATAATTATGGCCATAGTGGCACCTTTAGCGGGAAGATTATCTGATAAATATCAACCCCGTTTAATAGCTTCTATTGGTATGGCAGTTGTAACTTTAGGCCTTTTCGTATTCACCTTTATTAATGACCAGACCAGTATAAACTTCATTATAATGGGATTATGTCTTTTAGGGCTTGGATTTGGTTTATTTTCATCACCCAATACCAATGCTATCATGGGATCTGTTGAAAGAAGGTTTTTTGGCGTAGCTTCTGCATCAGTTAGTACTATGCGATTAATTGGACAAACAATGAGTATGGGAGTTGTTATACTGATCTTTTCTCTATTGATTGGCAATGTACAGATCATGCCACAACATTACCCAGCCCTGCTTGAAAGCATTAAATTAGCATTTATAATATTCACTGTACTGTGTTTTGTGGGGATATTTGCTTCTCTTAAAAAGAGATAG